One genomic window of Verrucomicrobiota bacterium includes the following:
- a CDS encoding CBS domain-containing protein, with amino-acid sequence MELRKALEQETVANVGHRKPVAVQETSSVREAVNRMRQETTGCLLVVNGVKLSGIFTERDLLTKVIGKEGAFDLPITEFMTPNPTVANADEPIHKVLTRMQNCGIRHLPIINAGGLPVGMISVRTVVHFLADYHPTAVYNLPPAPHHFPSSQGGG; translated from the coding sequence ATGGAACTACGTAAAGCATTAGAACAGGAGACTGTAGCCAATGTTGGCCATAGAAAACCGGTTGCTGTCCAAGAGACATCTTCGGTCCGCGAAGCCGTTAATCGCATGCGTCAAGAAACAACCGGCTGTCTGCTCGTCGTGAACGGAGTAAAACTTTCAGGTATATTCACTGAGCGTGACTTATTAACTAAGGTCATTGGAAAAGAAGGTGCATTCGATCTTCCAATCACAGAATTCATGACCCCTAACCCAACAGTAGCAAACGCTGATGAACCAATTCATAAAGTACTTACGCGAATGCAAAATTGCGGAATTCGGCATCTACCCATAATCAATGCTGGTGGTCTTCCGGTTGGAATGATCTCCGTGAGAACCGTCGTCCATTTTCTTGCAGATTATCATCCTACCGCAGTTTACAATCTACCTCCAGCACCCCATCATTTCCCATCAAGCCAAGGAGGAGGGTAA